Proteins encoded by one window of Chryseobacterium sp. POL2:
- the clpP gene encoding ATP-dependent Clp endopeptidase proteolytic subunit ClpP, giving the protein MDLKKEFRDFAVKHQGINGLATDQYMGLFNPTNLTPYIMEERRMNVAQMDVFSRLMMDRIIFLGTGIDDQVANIVTAQLLFLESSDPSKDIQIYINSPGGSVYAGLGIYDTMQIIKPDVATICTGIAASMGAVLLVAGEKGKRSALKHSRVMIHQPSGGAQGVASDMEINLREMLKLKKELYDIISQHSGQTYEWVEKASDRDYWMTSEEAKSYGMVDEVLQRKIEK; this is encoded by the coding sequence ATGGACTTAAAAAAAGAATTTAGAGATTTCGCGGTAAAACACCAAGGGATCAACGGCTTAGCAACCGATCAATATATGGGATTGTTTAATCCAACCAATTTGACGCCTTATATTATGGAAGAGCGTCGTATGAATGTCGCACAAATGGATGTTTTCTCAAGATTGATGATGGACAGGATTATCTTCCTAGGAACTGGGATTGACGATCAAGTGGCAAATATCGTAACCGCTCAACTTTTGTTTTTAGAAAGTTCAGATCCGTCAAAAGATATTCAGATTTATATCAATTCGCCAGGTGGTAGCGTTTATGCAGGTTTGGGAATTTACGATACGATGCAGATTATCAAACCCGATGTAGCAACAATTTGTACAGGTATTGCAGCGTCTATGGGAGCAGTGCTGTTAGTAGCTGGTGAAAAAGGAAAACGTTCTGCTCTTAAGCATTCTCGTGTGATGATCCACCAACCAAGTGGCGGCGCGCAAGGTGTAGCATCGGATATGGAAATTAATTTGAGAGAAATGTTGAAGTTGAAAAAAGAACTTTATGACATTATTTCCCAACATTCTGGACAAACCTACGAGTGGGTGGAGAAAGCTTCGGATAGAGATTATTGGATGACTTCCGAAGAGGCTAAAAGCTACGGAATGGTCGATGAGGTCTTACAAAGAAAAATCGAAAAGTAA
- a CDS encoding TIGR02757 family protein: MKRPTQDIINLLNEKADFYNHIDFIENDPIQIPHRFEIKQDIEIAGFLSASIAWGNRKAIIKNADFIMSLLEYSLYDFVLNFKESDLKSFPDKAAHRTFHMEDLKYFLKQFQRIYLKHESLEDLFLLKDNETNFYHAIERFRNTFIQEEHRAKKHLSSPYKNSASKRIMMFLRWMVREDNRGVDFGIWKNIDQKYLSIPLDVHTANISRKLNLVNRKQNDWKTLEELDLVLRELNNNDPAVYDYALFGLGISKEFE; this comes from the coding sequence ATGAAACGTCCTACACAAGATATCATCAATCTTCTTAATGAAAAAGCAGACTTCTACAATCACATCGATTTTATAGAAAATGATCCTATCCAAATTCCGCATCGTTTCGAGATAAAACAAGATATTGAAATTGCGGGATTTCTCTCCGCAAGCATCGCGTGGGGCAACCGAAAAGCGATTATCAAAAATGCTGATTTTATCATGTCTTTGCTAGAATATTCGCTTTATGATTTTGTTCTTAATTTTAAAGAATCTGATCTAAAATCATTTCCTGACAAAGCGGCGCATCGTACGTTTCACATGGAAGATTTAAAATATTTTTTAAAACAATTCCAAAGAATCTATCTAAAACATGAAAGTTTGGAAGATTTGTTCCTTTTAAAAGACAACGAAACCAATTTTTATCACGCGATAGAACGTTTCAGAAATACTTTTATCCAAGAAGAACATCGCGCCAAAAAACATCTAAGCTCACCGTACAAAAATTCTGCTTCCAAACGAATCATGATGTTTTTGCGATGGATGGTACGCGAAGATAATCGTGGGGTTGACTTCGGCATTTGGAAAAATATTGATCAAAAATATCTTTCTATCCCGTTGGATGTACATACCGCCAATATTTCGAGAAAACTTAATCTCGTGAATCGCAAACAAAACGATTGGAAAACTTTGGAAGAATTGGATTTGGTTCTTCGAGAGCTTAATAATAATGATCCTGCCGTGTACGATTATGCTTTATTCGGACTTGGCATCAGCAAGGAGTTTGAATAA
- the pyrF gene encoding orotidine-5'-phosphate decarboxylase, producing the protein MESKKEFFLECYKLGIIKFGRFTLKSGIESPFYVDLRPLASEPKILKKLANYLLDMLPLDNFDVICGVPYAALPMATAMSLESYIPLIIKRKEAKTYGTKKLLEGIYKKGDNCLLVEDVITSGKSLIETIDEVENEGLNVSDIVVVLDREQGGKEKLEAKGYNVHTLFSISEVVEILKEVEQLTDEEVQRINDFLSGNQVQFQEKRKISYEDKLHIVEHPMGKRLLEIAIAKNSNLIASADVLSTKELLDFADMVGPHIVALKTHIDILTDFDPDSTILPLKDLAQKHNFLIMEDRKFADIGNTQELQFSYGMYKISNWADLVTAQVIGGSQSLDGFHNVGVVAILGMSSKGTLTDAHYREEATKIIESQANVMACVAQNQIADNLLLMTPGVNLSDAGDNKGQQYNTPEKVITNYHTDFIIVGRGIYKAENPEQEAVKYKIAGWEAYKNAL; encoded by the coding sequence ATGGAAAGTAAAAAAGAATTCTTTTTAGAATGCTACAAACTAGGGATTATCAAATTTGGTCGCTTCACCCTAAAAAGTGGAATAGAAAGCCCTTTTTATGTCGATCTAAGACCTTTAGCATCCGAACCCAAAATTCTCAAAAAACTGGCAAATTATCTTTTGGATATGTTGCCTTTGGACAATTTTGATGTGATATGTGGTGTGCCTTATGCAGCGCTTCCCATGGCAACGGCGATGTCTTTGGAAAGTTATATTCCATTGATTATTAAAAGAAAAGAAGCCAAAACCTACGGGACCAAAAAACTTCTCGAAGGAATTTATAAAAAAGGCGATAATTGTCTTTTGGTAGAAGATGTCATCACTTCTGGAAAGTCTTTGATAGAAACTATTGATGAGGTAGAGAACGAAGGTCTTAATGTTTCCGATATCGTTGTAGTACTTGACAGAGAGCAAGGCGGAAAAGAAAAACTAGAAGCTAAAGGCTACAATGTTCATACATTATTCTCCATTTCGGAAGTTGTTGAAATTTTGAAAGAAGTTGAACAGCTTACTGATGAAGAAGTTCAAAGAATTAATGATTTTCTTAGCGGAAACCAAGTTCAGTTTCAAGAGAAGAGAAAAATTTCTTATGAAGACAAACTACACATTGTGGAACATCCGATGGGCAAACGACTTTTGGAAATTGCCATCGCTAAAAACTCAAACCTTATTGCTTCGGCTGATGTTTTGTCAACCAAAGAATTGTTAGACTTTGCAGATATGGTGGGACCGCATATTGTTGCGCTAAAAACACATATCGATATTTTAACCGATTTTGATCCAGATTCTACGATTTTACCATTAAAAGACTTAGCACAAAAACATAACTTCCTCATCATGGAAGATCGAAAATTTGCAGATATCGGAAATACACAGGAATTGCAATTCTCGTACGGCATGTACAAGATTTCCAATTGGGCAGATCTGGTAACCGCGCAAGTTATTGGTGGTAGCCAAAGTCTGGACGGTTTTCATAACGTTGGCGTTGTTGCTATTTTGGGGATGTCTTCCAAAGGAACTTTGACCGATGCACATTATCGTGAAGAAGCCACAAAAATCATCGAGTCACAAGCTAACGTGATGGCTTGTGTTGCACAAAACCAAATTGCAGATAATCTGCTGTTGATGACGCCGGGTGTCAACCTTTCGGATGCAGGCGATAACAAAGGTCAACAATACAATACGCCAGAGAAGGTGATTACAAATTATCATACCGATTTCATCATCGTAGGACGTGGCATTTATAAAGCTGAGAATCCAGAACAAGAAGCTGTGAAATACAAAATAGCGGGTTGGGAAGCTTACAAAAATGCTTTATAA
- a CDS encoding aminopeptidase, with protein MKKLFLSSLFLMGGFWCFGQQDSIRISAKLSADAQSLIVAQQIVYHNPFDKPTDKIKLQNWVAAYQNRSTPLLKRKLQDRKKDLYFAKANELGALKNLHIEGANNSKDYEQLNEEFLYFYLDKMLAPKEAITINLTYEIKLPNAKFTGYGVGEKDINLKYFFIVPDSFENENQYPKHFLDIEQNLNSNSYWKVHFELSELYKSESSLVKTNPHTFEGVSTNDPEFFISYNKIDALDVEVDNETIKLVFGYAITEEDRQSLAFFAPLHFKFLKKRFGNLPKKIFISERYRSSEKFVGIDDIKFWKFHYKLFSDAEKVDLHYFSILSKQLMDALFINEKNEDHWLKNGLQTYSEIQYIKEFYPHHKLLGDLPEQAKILGMKPLKIFHASKLKLTERYPLAYQYILTQNLDQSINSNFEDLSKFNTEAISHFETGLLFNFLADQLGHFKFDRFLNSYFSKHYQQTVVAQDFLSALETETGGNSTFLKSLIEEKNRINFNLKRFTRQEDHFVVKVNKVGKEKIPFKLQTESESIIKETEWNLADKASGQYSIQSKDADKLIVNDEFIFPETNFRDNYLYTKGLFSNMKQIRLKLIKDVPNPEYNELYISPRASFNAYDKVMLGFNLVNRGVFDQKFVYTLTPYYSTGTGELTGKAGASYNFLPADSFFRSWQLGGGASYFHYDYDLAYQTYNVFTNFLFNKNPRSAVSRSLYFSYAHFQKDLDEKRILAKEYGKYNLWSLGYSYNDNAAIHEKYFNTGFQWMEDFQKWSTEAFYRWEYAKNKKISFRFFGGLFLNNKTQNDIFDYGISRVSNYAFSYGLLGQSATTGILSQQFVLAEGGFKSDFKTKSNQWITSINVDAHLWKMFNLYADTGLYKSRGASTKFLWDSGVKLKIIPDFFEIYFPIQSSLGFEPAMKDYGYRIRYTLIFNLSALTSNLRRGVY; from the coding sequence ATGAAGAAATTATTTTTGAGTAGCTTGTTTTTGATGGGAGGATTTTGGTGTTTTGGACAACAAGATAGCATTAGGATTTCCGCAAAATTATCTGCTGATGCACAAAGTTTAATTGTGGCGCAGCAGATCGTTTATCACAATCCGTTTGATAAGCCTACCGACAAAATTAAACTTCAAAATTGGGTGGCTGCTTACCAAAACAGAAGTACGCCACTTCTTAAAAGAAAACTCCAAGACCGTAAAAAAGATTTGTATTTTGCAAAAGCCAATGAGCTTGGTGCACTTAAAAATCTGCATATTGAAGGCGCTAATAATAGCAAAGATTATGAGCAGCTTAACGAGGAGTTTTTATACTTTTATCTGGATAAAATGTTGGCACCAAAAGAAGCCATAACAATTAATTTAACTTATGAAATAAAACTCCCTAATGCCAAATTCACAGGTTATGGCGTTGGGGAAAAGGATATTAATCTGAAATATTTTTTCATCGTTCCGGATAGTTTTGAAAACGAAAATCAGTACCCGAAACATTTTTTGGATATCGAGCAGAACCTGAACAGCAATTCTTATTGGAAAGTCCATTTTGAGCTTTCAGAATTGTATAAATCGGAGTCGAGTCTTGTCAAAACAAATCCGCATACTTTCGAAGGTGTGTCCACCAATGATCCCGAATTTTTTATCAGTTATAACAAGATTGATGCGCTCGATGTTGAGGTTGATAACGAAACTATAAAACTCGTTTTTGGCTATGCAATTACCGAAGAAGACCGCCAAAGCTTGGCTTTTTTTGCACCGCTTCATTTTAAATTTTTGAAGAAACGCTTTGGAAATCTTCCAAAAAAGATATTTATAAGTGAAAGGTACAGATCCAGCGAAAAATTTGTCGGTATTGATGATATTAAGTTTTGGAAGTTTCATTACAAATTATTTTCTGATGCCGAAAAAGTAGATCTTCATTATTTTAGCATTTTATCAAAACAGCTTATGGATGCTTTATTTATTAATGAAAAGAATGAAGACCATTGGCTGAAAAACGGTTTGCAAACCTACAGCGAGATACAATATATTAAAGAATTTTATCCCCATCATAAACTTTTGGGCGATTTGCCAGAGCAAGCCAAAATTCTTGGGATGAAGCCTCTGAAAATCTTCCATGCGTCAAAACTTAAATTGACAGAGCGTTATCCGTTGGCTTATCAATATATATTGACGCAAAACTTAGATCAAAGCATTAATTCTAATTTTGAAGATCTCAGTAAGTTCAATACAGAAGCGATTAGCCATTTTGAAACAGGCCTCTTATTTAATTTCTTAGCGGATCAATTGGGACATTTTAAGTTTGACCGTTTTTTGAATTCTTATTTTTCAAAACATTACCAACAAACTGTAGTGGCACAAGATTTTTTGTCGGCTTTGGAAACAGAAACTGGTGGCAATTCAACTTTTCTAAAATCCTTAATTGAGGAGAAAAACCGAATTAATTTTAATCTTAAACGATTTACGCGTCAGGAAGATCATTTTGTTGTTAAAGTCAATAAAGTAGGTAAGGAGAAAATTCCGTTTAAACTTCAAACCGAATCGGAATCTATAATAAAAGAAACCGAATGGAACTTGGCAGACAAAGCTTCTGGACAATATAGCATTCAATCTAAAGATGCGGACAAACTGATTGTTAACGATGAGTTTATCTTTCCAGAAACCAATTTTCGGGACAACTATCTTTATACCAAAGGCTTGTTTTCGAATATGAAGCAAATTCGACTGAAACTTATTAAAGATGTCCCGAATCCTGAGTATAACGAACTTTATATTTCGCCACGGGCAAGTTTCAATGCGTATGATAAGGTCATGTTAGGTTTTAATCTGGTCAATCGTGGTGTTTTTGATCAGAAATTTGTTTATACCTTAACACCTTATTATAGTACTGGGACGGGAGAGTTAACCGGGAAAGCGGGTGCTTCTTACAACTTTTTACCAGCAGATAGTTTCTTTAGAAGCTGGCAGTTGGGTGGTGGTGCGTCGTATTTTCATTACGATTATGACTTGGCTTACCAGACTTACAATGTCTTTACCAATTTTTTGTTTAATAAAAATCCGAGAAGTGCCGTTAGCAGAAGCTTGTATTTTAGTTATGCCCATTTTCAAAAAGACCTGGACGAAAAACGTATTTTGGCGAAAGAATACGGCAAGTATAACTTGTGGAGTTTAGGATATTCTTATAATGACAATGCTGCGATCCACGAAAAATATTTCAATACAGGATTTCAGTGGATGGAAGATTTTCAAAAATGGTCCACAGAAGCTTTCTATCGTTGGGAGTATGCCAAGAATAAAAAGATAAGTTTCCGTTTTTTTGGTGGCTTATTTTTAAATAACAAAACGCAGAATGATATTTTTGATTATGGTATTTCGCGCGTTTCCAATTATGCCTTTTCCTATGGACTATTGGGACAGAGTGCAACGACGGGTATTTTGTCTCAACAATTTGTTTTAGCAGAAGGCGGCTTCAAGTCGGATTTTAAAACCAAATCCAATCAATGGATTACGAGCATCAATGTGGATGCTCATTTGTGGAAGATGTTCAACCTTTATGCGGATACTGGATTGTACAAAAGTAGGGGAGCGTCAACAAAATTTCTTTGGGATTCTGGTGTTAAACTAAAGATTATTCCAGATTTTTTTGAAATCTATTTCCCGATACAATCATCTTTGGGCTTCGAGCCCGCTATGAAAGATTATGGCTACCGGATACGTTATACCTTGATTTTTAATCTTAGTGCTTTGACGAGTAATTTGCGCAGAGGGGTTTATTAA
- a CDS encoding DNA-binding protein, whose translation MPIKFNVVARKNPRDFAAPPKYYANIVGDGKTTLEDLAKYAASTSTVSKADILAVLESTFSKIADDVSDGKIVYVGEYFTLQAGGSSEGKDTPEEVGASSIKSVKTVFRPGRLIKNAIKLSSFQKKS comes from the coding sequence ATGCCAATCAAATTTAATGTTGTAGCGCGCAAAAATCCAAGAGATTTTGCCGCACCACCCAAGTATTATGCCAATATCGTAGGCGATGGCAAGACCACACTAGAAGATCTTGCAAAGTATGCAGCCAGCACTTCTACAGTGTCCAAAGCGGATATACTGGCGGTTCTGGAAAGTACCTTTTCCAAAATTGCCGATGATGTTAGCGATGGTAAGATTGTCTATGTTGGTGAGTACTTTACCCTACAAGCAGGTGGCTCTAGCGAGGGCAAGGACACGCCAGAGGAAGTAGGTGCCAGTAGTATAAAAAGTGTAAAAACAGTCTTTCGACCGGGGAGGCTTATCAAGAATGCGATAAAGCTTTCTAGCTTTCAGAAAAAATCCTAA
- a CDS encoding T9SS type A sorting domain-containing protein codes for MKKIFTILGVSAAMFASAQTNLFAGSDFNDWAAFQSSLGFALKSGEQSVDGGVGGTGALKITDNTSTSNIYVMTANKNMNTAGINYITVKFKGVSGGISFNAGDKFFNVPANTTSDVTLSAATQNAYTGSINASDWITVTLDLTGVSWDTNSFSIKLQKSSTNALFVDDIKGTATLAVGDVNGTKANLVKNTVVANELIFGQAANVSVINMAGQVVKTAEVKENTRLDVSNLTKGTYIVTATVNGKAVSQKVIKK; via the coding sequence ATGAAAAAAATCTTTACAATTTTAGGTGTATCTGCAGCAATGTTTGCTAGTGCTCAAACAAATTTATTTGCAGGTTCAGATTTTAACGACTGGGCAGCATTTCAATCAAGCTTAGGATTTGCTCTTAAATCAGGAGAACAAAGTGTTGATGGTGGTGTAGGTGGTACAGGTGCTTTAAAAATCACTGACAATACTTCGACGTCAAACATCTACGTTATGACAGCTAATAAAAATATGAATACTGCAGGTATCAATTATATTACTGTTAAATTCAAAGGTGTTTCTGGAGGTATCTCTTTCAATGCTGGTGATAAGTTTTTTAACGTTCCTGCTAACACAACTAGCGACGTAACTTTATCAGCTGCTACGCAAAATGCTTATACAGGAAGTATCAACGCTAGCGATTGGATTACTGTTACATTAGACCTTACTGGTGTTTCTTGGGATACTAATTCTTTCTCTATCAAACTTCAAAAAAGTTCAACTAACGCATTGTTCGTAGATGATATCAAAGGAACTGCAACATTAGCAGTAGGTGATGTTAACGGAACTAAAGCTAACTTGGTGAAAAATACAGTAGTTGCTAACGAATTAATCTTCGGACAAGCTGCTAACGTATCTGTAATCAACATGGCTGGTCAAGTTGTTAAAACTGCAGAAGTTAAAGAAAACACTAGACTAGATGTTTCTAACTTAACAAAAGGAACTTACATCGTTACTGCAACAGTTAATGGTAAAGCAGTTTCTCAAAAAGTTATCAAAAAATAA
- a CDS encoding T9SS type A sorting domain-containing protein, which yields MKKFYSLLAIAAMSVGVNAQQTIFEATFDDVDGTGGNDGSWSGSIAGTALNSYTTGGTWELANAYKGASSVKLGSGSKLGSITTPSITVEGTATLTFRAGAWNGNNEKTTLKISATGATLDLATVTLQKGAFDTYTVNITDASGDVKIKFEGETASNSRFFIDDIKVTTPTQAIGNSNATKANLVKNTVVANEIIFGQDAKVSVINMAGQVVKTAEVKENARLDVSNLAKGTYIVTATVNGKAVSQKIIKK from the coding sequence ATGAAGAAATTTTATTCTTTATTAGCAATTGCTGCTATGTCTGTAGGTGTTAACGCACAACAAACAATTTTCGAAGCAACTTTTGATGATGTTGACGGAACTGGTGGTAACGATGGTAGCTGGTCAGGTAGTATAGCTGGAACAGCATTAAATTCTTATACAACAGGAGGAACATGGGAACTTGCCAATGCATACAAAGGAGCTTCTTCTGTAAAGCTGGGATCTGGTTCTAAACTAGGGTCAATTACAACACCCTCTATTACTGTTGAAGGTACAGCAACCTTAACTTTCAGAGCTGGTGCTTGGAATGGTAATAATGAGAAAACAACATTAAAAATTTCTGCTACAGGTGCTACACTAGATTTAGCGACAGTTACTTTACAAAAAGGTGCTTTCGATACTTATACTGTAAATATTACTGATGCAAGCGGAGATGTAAAAATTAAATTCGAAGGAGAAACAGCTTCTAACTCCAGATTCTTTATCGATGATATTAAAGTAACTACTCCAACTCAAGCTATTGGTAACAGCAACGCTACAAAAGCTAACTTGGTTAAAAACACAGTGGTAGCTAACGAAATCATCTTCGGTCAAGATGCAAAAGTATCGGTAATCAACATGGCTGGTCAAGTTGTAAAAACGGCTGAGGTTAAAGAAAATGCTAGACTAGATGTTTCTAATCTTGCAAAAGGTACTTATATTGTAACTGCTACTGTTAACGGTAAAGCGGTATCACAAAAGATCATCAAAAAATAG